Proteins found in one Limnohabitans sp. TEGF004 genomic segment:
- a CDS encoding DoxX family protein — protein MNNALSLIGRILLAALFLPAGLSKLSGFEGTVGYIASVGLPLPAVGAAAALAVEILGSVALIVGFQTRIVAAVLAVFTLVASVFFHAFWAAAPEQAFVQQLLFFKNIGVVGGLLVLVSSGAGAWSLDAKKQAQ, from the coding sequence ATGAACAACGCACTGAGCCTCATTGGCCGCATTTTGTTGGCCGCACTGTTCTTGCCTGCAGGTTTGTCAAAGCTCTCGGGCTTTGAAGGCACCGTGGGCTACATCGCTTCCGTTGGTTTGCCTTTGCCCGCTGTGGGCGCTGCTGCAGCGCTGGCTGTGGAGATCTTGGGCTCTGTCGCGTTGATCGTGGGTTTCCAAACCCGCATCGTGGCGGCAGTGCTGGCGGTCTTCACTCTGGTGGCTTCTGTCTTCTTCCATGCTTTCTGGGCTGCGGCGCCTGAGCAAGCATTTGTCCAGCAGCTCTTGTTCTTTAAGAACATCGGCGTGGTGGGCGGCTTGTTGGTTTTGGTGTCTTCAGGCGCTGGCGCTTGGAGCCTAGACGCTAAAAAACAAGCTCAATAA
- a CDS encoding flavodoxin family protein produces the protein MTKTVVVYHSGYGHTQRVAQFVAEGAKATVIAIDADGNITDADWETLDAADAIIFGSPTYMGMASWQFKKFADATSKRWFSSAWKDKVAGGFTISASPSGDKLSTVQYFITLAMQQGMVWVGQPAMNDGNINRIGSNSGVMAQVGPTSPAADIPQGDLDTAKAYGERVAAVAAKLRG, from the coding sequence ATGACCAAAACCGTCGTCGTTTATCACTCAGGCTACGGCCACACACAACGCGTGGCCCAGTTCGTGGCCGAAGGCGCGAAAGCCACTGTCATTGCCATCGATGCAGACGGCAACATCACTGATGCCGATTGGGAAACTTTGGATGCGGCTGATGCCATCATCTTCGGTTCACCCACCTACATGGGCATGGCCTCATGGCAGTTCAAGAAGTTTGCAGACGCGACGTCCAAGCGTTGGTTCAGCAGCGCTTGGAAAGACAAAGTGGCCGGTGGTTTCACCATCTCTGCCAGCCCCAGCGGTGACAAGCTGTCGACTGTTCAGTACTTCATCACTTTGGCCATGCAACAAGGCATGGTGTGGGTGGGCCAACCTGCCATGAACGACGGCAACATCAACCGCATTGGTTCTAACTCTGGCGTGATGGCGCAAGTGGGCCCGACCAGCCCAGCCGCTGACATTCCTCAAGGCGACTTGGACACGGCCAAAGCCTATGGCGAGCGCGTGGCGGCAGTGGCTGCCAAATTGCGCGGCTAA
- a CDS encoding DUF599 domain-containing protein — translation MKIIQLLPWADWFALGFFVLVWMGYAAFAKYSSEHHHSILAMTNRYRHLWMLQTTGRDPRMLDGIITQTLSATPAFFCSTTILILGGLFALLGTTDKAAELVREIPFAVQTPILVFEFKILVLVVIFVYSFFRFSWSMRQYTFVALLIGAMPPAESFASGEVTDRQRYADRAAAMTGLAAETFNGGLRAYYFSFAALGWFFSPAMFVLTTLLVAGVLYTREFKSEVLTLLEE, via the coding sequence ATGAAGATCATTCAACTGTTGCCCTGGGCCGATTGGTTTGCACTCGGATTTTTTGTCTTGGTGTGGATGGGCTACGCGGCGTTTGCGAAGTACAGCAGCGAGCACCATCACTCCATCTTGGCCATGACCAACCGCTATCGCCACTTGTGGATGTTGCAAACCACAGGACGCGATCCCCGCATGTTGGATGGCATCATCACGCAGACCTTGTCGGCCACGCCCGCATTTTTTTGCTCCACCACCATTTTGATTTTGGGTGGCTTGTTTGCCTTGCTGGGCACCACCGACAAAGCGGCCGAACTGGTGCGCGAAATTCCGTTTGCTGTGCAAACACCTATTCTTGTGTTTGAGTTCAAGATCTTGGTGTTGGTGGTGATTTTTGTGTACTCATTTTTTCGCTTCTCATGGTCGATGCGTCAGTACACCTTTGTGGCGCTGCTCATTGGCGCCATGCCCCCCGCTGAAAGCTTTGCAAGCGGTGAGGTGACAGACCGTCAGCGCTATGCCGATCGTGCGGCTGCCATGACTGGCTTGGCGGCTGAGACCTTCAACGGCGGCTTGCGTGCCTACTATTTTTCTTTTGCCGCACTGGGCTGGTTTTTTTCACCCGCCATGTTTGTGTTGACCACGTTGTTGGTGGCCGGCGTGTTGTACACCCGTGAATTCAAGTCTGAGGTGCTGACGCTGTTGGAAGAGTAA
- a CDS encoding sulfurtransferase, whose translation MNQILNISCYKFVALPDAQDLRQPCLDNALASQLKGTILIAEEGINFFLAGSAEDVRSFVDWLRTDARLADLAPKESWSETQPFRKMLVKVKHEIIRMNHPSIRPAEGRAPAVTPETAKRWLDQGHDDEGRPVVTLDTRNQFEVDAGTFKNTINWGITKFTEFPDAVQAHLDELQDKTVISFCTGGIRCEKAAIYMRNAGLPHVYQLEGGILKYFEEVGSDHYDGGCFVFDERRAVGADLNATGLAPDGTFPVTLPTASAPQT comes from the coding sequence GTGAACCAAATCCTCAATATTTCTTGCTACAAATTCGTCGCCCTGCCCGACGCCCAAGACCTGCGCCAACCTTGCTTGGACAACGCTTTGGCGAGCCAGCTCAAAGGCACCATCCTGATAGCAGAAGAAGGCATTAATTTCTTCTTAGCCGGTAGCGCCGAAGATGTGCGCAGCTTTGTCGACTGGCTTCGTACCGATGCACGCTTGGCCGACCTGGCACCCAAAGAAAGCTGGTCTGAAACGCAGCCGTTTCGAAAGATGCTGGTGAAGGTGAAGCACGAAATCATCCGCATGAACCACCCCAGCATTCGCCCTGCCGAGGGGCGCGCACCGGCGGTAACGCCCGAAACCGCGAAACGCTGGTTGGACCAAGGCCATGACGACGAAGGCCGCCCAGTGGTCACGCTGGACACACGCAATCAGTTTGAGGTGGATGCTGGCACGTTCAAGAACACCATCAACTGGGGCATCACCAAGTTCACCGAATTTCCTGATGCGGTGCAAGCGCACTTAGACGAGTTGCAAGACAAAACTGTCATCAGCTTTTGCACGGGCGGCATTCGCTGCGAGAAAGCAGCCATTTACATGCGCAATGCGGGCCTGCCCCATGTGTACCAGCTTGAAGGCGGCATCCTCAAATACTTTGAAGAAGTGGGCAGCGACCACTACGACGGCGGCTGCTTTGTGTTTGATGAGCGCCGGGCCGTGGGCGCTGACCTCAATGCCACGGGCTTGGCGCCCGATGGCACATTCCCCGTTACTCTTCCAACAGCGTCAGCACCTCAGACTTGA
- the dnaE gene encoding DNA polymerase III subunit alpha: protein MFVHLRLHSEFSVVDGTNRIDEVVKAAAADQQPALAITDINNLYGAIKFYKETRGKGVKPVIGAEIYLESLTQDAAQTSRMVLLVQNHQGYLNLCELISRGWTQNVHRAVAVIKLEWLQELSQGLIALSGAQAGAVGQALVQGDTTRAGEVALQLAGIFPHRFYIELQRAGRADDDTHVSAAVQLAARLSLPVVATHPVQFTEPDDYEAHEARVCIAEGEILGNQRRVRKFTREQYFKSSSQMCELFADVPSAIANTAEIAKRCNLTLVLGKPQLPNFPIPPVNGVVMSVEDYFRHVSHEGLEARLAHLYPVQAKRDEERPRYVERLEFELNTILNMGFPGYFLIVGDFIQWAKANGCPVGPGRGSGAGSLVAYALKITDLDPLQYNLLFERFLNPERVSMPDFDIDFCQTNRDRVIDYVKDKYGREAVSQIATFGTMAARAAIGDVGRVLDMSYTFCKGISGLIPNKPGQHITIAGAIEVEPILAERLAKEDEVKTLLELAQKLEGMTRNVGMHAGGVLIAPGKLTDFCPLYQQPGSESAVSQFDKDDVEAAGLVKFDFLGLATLTILEIAREFIMARHKGQENFAFENIPLDDKRTYELFQDGKTEAVFQFESRGMQGMLRDARPTRLEDLIALNALYRPGPMDLIPSFVARKHGRETIEYPHPMVAEMLSETYGIMVYQEQVMQTAQILGGYSLGGADMLRRAMGKKKAEEMAEHRTIFREGAAKNNIDQDKADEIFDLMEKFAGYGFNKSHAAAYSLLAYHTGWLKVHYTAEFFCANMTVEMDNTDKLKVLFEDAHKMGLTFEAPDVNRGFYRFEPISDKVIRYGLGAIKGSGQQAIEAIVAAREDGPFTSLFDFCRRVDRSRLNKRTVEALIKAGAFDNLHLNRAELLASVERAFDFASASEANANQGGLFDMMGEDAHGSSTQEPEYVEMLPWGVKERLTHEKVALGFYLSGHLFDEVEREVRRFARTRIEDLMDSREPQLLSGIVSDMRVINGQRGKLAIFKLDDKSAVIEATADEATINTYRNTLKDDELVIIMGKAQPDRFSGGLRLSIQQVWSLEQARCRFGKYLSVTVNGTSPDIARMLRDHPAKVEQSEQGELVRGMGVRLKLLRDGATADVQLGDNAKFFPSDAALASWMAQAHDGQSHIIYE from the coding sequence ATGTTTGTTCACCTGCGCCTTCACTCTGAATTTTCTGTCGTTGACGGGACCAACCGCATCGACGAGGTGGTGAAAGCAGCCGCAGCTGACCAGCAGCCCGCGCTGGCCATCACCGACATCAACAACCTGTACGGTGCCATCAAGTTTTACAAAGAAACGCGTGGCAAGGGCGTCAAGCCCGTCATCGGCGCAGAGATTTACCTAGAAAGCCTGACCCAAGACGCCGCGCAGACTTCGCGCATGGTGTTGTTGGTGCAAAACCATCAGGGTTACTTGAACCTGTGCGAACTCATCAGCCGTGGCTGGACGCAAAACGTGCACAGGGCTGTGGCCGTCATCAAGCTGGAATGGCTGCAAGAGTTGTCGCAAGGCCTGATTGCTTTGTCAGGTGCGCAAGCCGGTGCGGTGGGCCAAGCCTTGGTGCAGGGCGACACCACGCGTGCTGGCGAAGTGGCCTTGCAGTTGGCTGGCATCTTCCCGCATCGCTTTTACATTGAGCTGCAACGCGCTGGCCGTGCGGATGACGACACCCATGTGTCTGCCGCCGTGCAACTGGCCGCTCGTTTGAGCCTGCCCGTGGTGGCCACACACCCTGTGCAGTTCACCGAGCCCGACGATTACGAAGCGCATGAAGCGCGTGTGTGTATTGCCGAAGGCGAAATTTTGGGTAACCAACGCCGTGTACGTAAGTTCACGCGCGAGCAGTATTTCAAATCGTCCTCCCAAATGTGCGAGCTGTTTGCTGATGTGCCTAGCGCCATTGCCAACACCGCAGAAATTGCCAAGCGTTGCAACCTGACCTTGGTGCTCGGCAAGCCGCAGCTGCCCAACTTCCCCATCCCGCCTGTGAACGGTGTGGTGATGTCGGTGGAAGATTACTTCCGTCACGTGTCGCACGAGGGCTTAGAAGCCCGCTTGGCTCATCTGTACCCGGTGCAAGCCAAACGCGACGAAGAGCGTCCACGTTATGTGGAGCGCCTTGAGTTTGAGCTGAACACGATTTTGAACATGGGCTTTCCCGGCTACTTCTTGATCGTGGGTGACTTCATTCAGTGGGCCAAAGCCAATGGTTGCCCTGTGGGTCCCGGCCGTGGTTCGGGTGCGGGCTCGCTGGTGGCATATGCGCTGAAGATTACTGACCTTGACCCGCTGCAATACAACTTGCTGTTCGAGCGTTTCTTGAACCCAGAGCGGGTATCCATGCCCGACTTTGACATTGACTTTTGCCAAACCAACCGCGATCGCGTGATTGACTACGTGAAAGACAAATACGGCCGCGAAGCTGTGTCGCAAATTGCCACCTTCGGCACCATGGCCGCGCGTGCCGCGATTGGTGACGTGGGCCGTGTGCTCGACATGAGCTACACCTTCTGCAAAGGCATCAGTGGCTTGATTCCCAACAAGCCCGGTCAGCACATCACCATCGCCGGTGCGATTGAGGTGGAGCCCATCTTGGCCGAGCGCTTGGCCAAAGAAGATGAAGTCAAAACCTTGTTGGAGTTGGCGCAAAAGCTTGAAGGCATGACGCGTAACGTGGGCATGCACGCCGGTGGTGTGTTGATTGCCCCAGGTAAGTTGACCGACTTCTGCCCGCTGTACCAACAGCCCGGCAGCGAATCGGCGGTGAGCCAGTTTGACAAAGACGACGTGGAAGCCGCTGGCTTGGTGAAGTTCGACTTTTTGGGCTTGGCCACGCTGACCATTTTGGAGATTGCGCGCGAGTTCATCATGGCGCGCCACAAAGGCCAAGAGAACTTTGCATTCGAGAACATCCCGCTCGACGACAAGCGCACCTACGAACTATTCCAAGACGGCAAGACCGAAGCCGTGTTCCAGTTTGAAAGTCGCGGCATGCAAGGCATGTTGCGCGATGCGCGTCCCACGCGCTTGGAAGACTTGATTGCGCTGAACGCGTTGTACCGTCCAGGCCCGATGGACTTGATTCCCAGCTTCGTGGCACGTAAGCATGGCCGCGAAACCATTGAGTACCCTCACCCCATGGTGGCAGAGATGTTGTCCGAGACCTACGGCATCATGGTGTACCAAGAGCAGGTGATGCAGACCGCGCAGATTTTGGGCGGCTACTCGCTGGGCGGCGCTGACATGTTGCGCCGTGCGATGGGTAAGAAGAAGGCCGAAGAGATGGCCGAACACCGCACCATCTTCCGCGAGGGCGCCGCCAAGAACAACATCGACCAAGACAAAGCGGACGAGATCTTTGACTTGATGGAGAAGTTCGCAGGCTACGGCTTTAACAAGTCGCACGCGGCTGCTTACTCGTTGTTGGCGTATCACACCGGTTGGTTGAAGGTGCATTACACGGCCGAGTTCTTCTGCGCCAATATGACGGTGGAGATGGACAACACCGACAAGCTCAAGGTGTTGTTTGAAGACGCGCACAAGATGGGCCTCACGTTTGAAGCGCCTGATGTGAATCGTGGCTTCTATCGCTTTGAACCTATTTCAGACAAAGTCATTCGCTACGGACTAGGTGCCATCAAAGGCTCAGGTCAACAAGCCATCGAAGCCATCGTGGCCGCGCGTGAAGACGGGCCATTCACCAGCTTGTTTGATTTCTGCCGCCGCGTGGACCGCAGCCGTTTGAACAAACGCACGGTCGAAGCCCTCATCAAAGCCGGTGCGTTTGACAACTTGCACCTCAACCGTGCCGAGCTGTTGGCCAGCGTAGAACGTGCGTTTGACTTTGCCTCAGCCAGCGAAGCCAACGCCAACCAAGGCGGCCTGTTTGACATGATGGGCGAAGACGCCCACGGCTCCAGCACGCAAGAGCCCGAATACGTGGAAATGTTGCCATGGGGCGTGAAAGAGCGCCTCACGCACGAGAAGGTGGCACTGGGCTTTTACTTATCCGGTCATTTGTTCGACGAAGTCGAGCGCGAGGTGCGCCGCTTTGCCCGCACCCGCATTGAAGACCTGATGGACTCACGCGAGCCGCAGTTGTTGTCGGGCATCGTGAGCGACATGCGTGTGATCAACGGTCAGCGCGGCAAGCTGGCCATCTTCAAGCTGGACGACAAATCGGCGGTCATCGAAGCCACGGCAGACGAGGCCACCATCAACACCTATCGCAACACCTTGAAGGATGACGAGCTGGTCATCATCATGGGCAAGGCGCAGCCTGACCGTTTTTCGGGTGGCTTGCGTTTGTCTATCCAGCAGGTGTGGAGCCTTGAGCAAGCCCGCTGTCGCTTTGGCAAGTACCTGAGCGTGACGGTCAACGGCACTTCGCCCGACATTGCCCGCATGTTGCGCGACCATCCCGCAAAAGTGGAGCAATCCGAGCAGGGTGAGTTGGTGCGCGGCATGGGCGTACGATTGAAGCTGCTGCGCGACGGGGCCACGGCTGACGTACAGTTGGGCGATAACGCCAAGTTTTTCCCCAGTGATGCGGCCTTGGCCAGTTGGATGGCACAGGCCCACGACGGGCAATCACACATCATTTACGAGTAA
- the pgsA gene encoding CDP-diacylglycerol--glycerol-3-phosphate 3-phosphatidyltransferase, with amino-acid sequence MWTIPTLMTLARIAAIPLIVGLFYLPIETAERNLWATVMFVVFALTDWLDGYLARKLNQSSAFGAFLDPVADKFLVCASLLILVHLGRADVLVALIIIGREIAISALREWMAQIGASRSVAVHVLGKLKTMVQMVAIPFLLYDGQIMGVIDTALWGKVLIWIAGVLTVWSMVYYLQKAWPDIVDHAK; translated from the coding sequence ATGTGGACCATTCCTACGCTCATGACTCTGGCGCGCATCGCGGCCATACCGCTCATCGTGGGGTTGTTTTATTTACCGATCGAAACGGCGGAGCGCAATCTGTGGGCCACCGTGATGTTTGTGGTGTTTGCGTTGACCGATTGGCTAGATGGCTACTTGGCTCGCAAACTCAATCAGTCTTCTGCCTTTGGTGCGTTCCTTGACCCAGTGGCCGACAAGTTTTTGGTGTGTGCTTCATTGCTCATCTTGGTACACCTCGGGCGCGCTGATGTGTTGGTGGCGTTGATCATCATTGGCCGCGAAATTGCCATTTCTGCTTTGCGTGAGTGGATGGCTCAAATCGGCGCTTCTCGCAGTGTGGCTGTGCATGTGCTTGGCAAGTTGAAGACCATGGTGCAAATGGTGGCTATTCCTTTCTTGCTGTACGACGGCCAAATCATGGGCGTGATTGACACGGCCTTGTGGGGCAAGGTGTTGATTTGGATTGCAGGCGTGTTGACCGTTTGGTCGATGGTGTACTACCTGCAAAAGGCTTGGCCCGATATCGTGGACCACGCCAAGTAA
- a CDS encoding DMT family transporter → MPEQRRLAWLNAMPWLFVLIWSTGFIVARYGMPNSPPFTFLLWRYVFSILCFVLWVKWARVPWPQGRAQWWHLAVTGVLMHAGYLGGVWAAVKVGMGAGLTALIVGLQPVITAIWLSARGGHVSRRQWQGLALGFVGLAMVVSRKLEGGIEVTPWSLTMITMALVSITTGTLYQKRFVQPCDVRSANAVQLMAAYLVTLPLALMETEPALWNAEMTWAMVWAVLVLTLGGSSLFYILIQRGAAASVTSLLYLVPPTTAVMAWILFNEPITLVTLAGIVVTAAGVSLVVRPPKIAA, encoded by the coding sequence ATGCCTGAGCAACGCAGGCTTGCATGGCTCAACGCCATGCCTTGGTTGTTTGTGTTGATTTGGAGCACCGGCTTCATCGTGGCGCGCTACGGCATGCCCAACTCGCCACCCTTCACCTTCTTGTTGTGGCGCTACGTTTTTTCCATTCTGTGTTTTGTACTGTGGGTCAAATGGGCGCGTGTGCCTTGGCCGCAGGGCAGGGCGCAGTGGTGGCATTTGGCCGTCACGGGCGTGTTGATGCATGCCGGCTATTTGGGTGGCGTATGGGCCGCCGTGAAGGTGGGCATGGGCGCGGGCCTGACCGCTTTGATTGTGGGTTTGCAACCGGTCATCACCGCCATTTGGCTGTCGGCGCGTGGTGGCCATGTGTCGCGCCGTCAATGGCAAGGTTTGGCCCTCGGCTTTGTGGGTTTGGCCATGGTGGTGTCACGCAAGCTTGAAGGCGGCATTGAAGTCACACCTTGGAGCCTGACCATGATCACCATGGCATTGGTGTCCATCACCACGGGTACGCTGTATCAAAAACGATTTGTCCAGCCCTGCGATGTGCGCAGTGCCAATGCCGTACAGCTCATGGCCGCTTATTTGGTGACCTTGCCATTGGCCTTAATGGAAACCGAGCCTGCTTTGTGGAATGCCGAGATGACTTGGGCCATGGTGTGGGCGGTGCTGGTGTTGACCTTGGGCGGCAGCTCGTTGTTCTACATCCTCATCCAACGTGGCGCAGCGGCGTCGGTGACCAGTTTGTTGTACTTAGTGCCACCCACCACCGCTGTGATGGCTTGGATTTTGTTTAATGAGCCCATCACCTTGGTGACACTGGCAGGCATTGTGGTGACTGCTGCAGGGGTGAGCTTGGTGGTGCGGCCTCCTAAAATCGCCGCTTAA
- a CDS encoding tartrate dehydrogenase, translating to MSQKRIAVIAGDGIGKEVMPEGIRVMDAAARKFGIDLKFDHFDFSSWDYYEKHGKMLPDDWKDQIGGHDAIYFGAVGWPDKIADHVSLWGSLLMFRREFDQYINLRPARLMPGIIAPVVRRDGTPRQPGEIDMYIVRENTEGEYSSIGGRMYPGTEREIVMQETVMSRIGVDRVLKFAFELAQTRPKKHLTSATKSNGIAITMPYWDERVVEMAKNYPGINVDKFHIDILTAHFVQRPDFFDVVVASNLFGDILSDLGPACTGTIGIAPSANLNPDRKFPSLFEPVHGSAPDIAGKGIANPIGQIWCGAMMLEFLGHKDAHDAVMAAIEKVLDPKSGAPKTPDIGGNANTSDVGRAIAEAL from the coding sequence ATGAGTCAAAAACGCATTGCAGTGATCGCCGGTGACGGCATTGGCAAAGAAGTCATGCCTGAAGGCATCCGCGTCATGGACGCAGCCGCCCGTAAATTTGGCATCGATTTGAAGTTTGACCACTTCGACTTTTCCAGCTGGGACTATTACGAGAAGCACGGCAAGATGCTGCCCGACGATTGGAAAGACCAAATCGGCGGCCACGATGCCATTTACTTTGGCGCCGTGGGTTGGCCTGACAAAATTGCAGACCACGTGTCGCTGTGGGGCTCGCTGTTGATGTTCCGCCGTGAGTTTGACCAGTACATCAACTTGCGCCCCGCGCGTTTGATGCCCGGCATCATTGCGCCCGTGGTGCGCCGTGACGGCACACCACGCCAGCCTGGCGAGATTGACATGTACATCGTGCGTGAAAACACCGAAGGCGAATACTCCAGCATTGGTGGCCGCATGTACCCCGGTACCGAGCGCGAAATCGTGATGCAAGAAACCGTGATGTCACGCATTGGCGTGGACCGTGTGTTGAAGTTTGCCTTTGAGTTGGCGCAGACCCGTCCTAAAAAGCATTTGACCAGCGCCACCAAATCCAACGGCATTGCCATCACCATGCCTTATTGGGATGAGCGCGTGGTTGAGATGGCCAAGAACTATCCTGGCATCAATGTGGACAAGTTCCACATCGACATCTTGACCGCTCACTTTGTGCAGCGCCCCGATTTCTTTGATGTGGTGGTGGCCAGCAATTTGTTTGGCGACATCTTGAGTGACTTAGGCCCCGCATGCACCGGCACGATCGGTATTGCGCCCAGCGCCAACTTGAACCCCGATCGCAAGTTCCCTTCTTTGTTTGAACCGGTGCATGGCTCGGCGCCAGACATTGCGGGTAAAGGCATTGCTAACCCGATTGGTCAGATTTGGTGCGGCGCGATGATGCTGGAATTTTTGGGTCACAAGGACGCACACGATGCAGTGATGGCTGCGATTGAAAAGGTGCTGGATCCCAAGAGTGGCGCGCCCAAAACGCCTGACATTGGTGGTAATGCTAATACTTCAGATGTCGGTCGTGCGATTGCTGAAGCCTTGTAA
- a CDS encoding HU family DNA-binding protein, with protein sequence MNKTELIEHIAKHADISKAAATRALESTIGAVKTTLKKGGTVSLVGFGTFAVGKRAARTGRNPRTGEAIKIKAAKVPKFRPGKGLKDALN encoded by the coding sequence GTGAATAAGACAGAACTGATTGAGCACATTGCCAAGCACGCAGACATTTCTAAAGCTGCAGCGACTCGCGCACTCGAGTCCACCATCGGCGCCGTGAAAACCACCCTGAAAAAGGGCGGTACTGTTTCTTTGGTTGGTTTCGGTACTTTCGCAGTGGGCAAGCGCGCCGCTCGTACAGGTCGTAACCCACGCACTGGTGAAGCGATCAAGATCAAGGCCGCTAAGGTGCCTAAGTTCCGTCCAGGCAAAGGTCTGAAAGACGCCTTGAACTAA
- a CDS encoding SurA N-terminal domain-containing protein produces MFDFVRKHTRVMQFLLFLLIFPSFVLFGLEGYNRFKEGGSTVATVDGHDITQAEWDAAHRSQVERMRSSMPNVDVKLFDTPEAKYSTLERLVRDRLLQVAASQLRLGASDARLAAELQQNPTIAALRRADGTLDIERYRQLLATQGMSPESFEAQVRGDLASRQVMSGVGVTSFSSAALADVTLNAFYEQRQVQVARFAQSDYVAHINPTEADLETYYKANADKFQSAERADIEYVVLNLAAVQKDIAVPEAELKTYYEQNTARLAGLEERRASHILINADKGASAAERDAARAKAQALLAEVQKSPNQFAELARKNSQDTGSAAKGGDLDFFGRGAMVKPFEEAAFALKKGETSGVVETEFGFHIIRVTDIKQPEQKSFESQRAKLEQEVRSQLAQRKFAEAAEQFTNIVYEQSDSLKPAAERLKLDVQQASNLGREPVAGNTAANNPKLLAAVFSQDSIEKKRNTEAVELATNVLAAARITSYSPARTLPLDEVKTRVREQVVAQLATERARAEGAAKLAEWKASPDAAKLPAAIVVSRESKQAQPSALVEAALRASTQTLPAWVGVDLGTSGYAVVKVEKVLPRDAANVSGLAREREQYAQWWASAEGLAYYKLLKEKFKAEIKIARL; encoded by the coding sequence ATGTTTGATTTTGTTCGCAAGCACACACGGGTCATGCAATTTTTGCTGTTCCTGTTGATCTTCCCATCTTTCGTTTTGTTTGGCCTTGAGGGCTACAACCGTTTCAAAGAAGGTGGCTCTACGGTGGCCACGGTGGACGGTCACGACATCACGCAAGCCGAGTGGGATGCGGCACACCGAAGCCAGGTCGAACGTATGCGCAGCAGCATGCCCAATGTGGATGTGAAGCTGTTTGACACACCTGAAGCTAAATACAGCACCTTAGAGCGCCTGGTGCGTGACCGCTTGTTGCAAGTGGCAGCCAGCCAATTGCGTTTGGGTGCCAGCGATGCCCGTTTGGCCGCTGAGTTGCAGCAAAACCCCACCATTGCAGCCTTGCGCCGCGCCGATGGCACTTTGGACATCGAGCGTTATCGCCAATTGTTGGCCACGCAAGGTATGTCGCCCGAATCGTTTGAAGCCCAAGTGCGCGGTGATTTGGCGTCGCGTCAAGTCATGTCCGGTGTGGGTGTGACCAGCTTTAGTTCTGCGGCTTTGGCGGATGTGACCTTGAATGCTTTTTATGAGCAACGCCAAGTGCAAGTCGCGCGTTTTGCGCAGTCTGACTATGTGGCGCACATCAATCCGACAGAGGCTGATTTAGAAACTTATTACAAGGCCAATGCCGACAAGTTTCAGTCTGCTGAGCGTGCCGACATTGAATACGTTGTGCTGAACTTAGCTGCTGTGCAAAAAGACATTGCGGTTCCCGAGGCAGAGCTGAAAACGTACTACGAACAAAATACAGCCCGTTTGGCTGGCCTCGAAGAGCGTCGTGCCAGCCACATCTTGATCAATGCTGACAAAGGCGCGTCTGCTGCCGAGCGTGATGCAGCCCGTGCCAAAGCACAGGCTTTGTTGGCTGAGGTGCAAAAGTCGCCCAACCAATTTGCTGAGTTGGCTCGCAAAAACTCGCAAGACACAGGCTCCGCTGCCAAAGGCGGTGACCTCGATTTCTTTGGTCGTGGTGCCATGGTCAAGCCGTTTGAAGAGGCCGCATTTGCGCTGAAAAAAGGCGAGACCAGCGGTGTCGTGGAAACAGAGTTTGGTTTTCACATCATTCGCGTGACCGACATCAAACAGCCTGAGCAAAAAAGCTTTGAATCGCAACGCGCGAAGCTCGAGCAAGAAGTGCGCTCTCAATTGGCGCAACGCAAATTTGCCGAAGCGGCTGAGCAATTCACCAACATCGTGTACGAGCAATCGGACAGCTTGAAGCCAGCAGCTGAGCGCTTGAAGCTTGACGTGCAACAAGCCAGCAACTTGGGCCGTGAGCCTGTGGCGGGCAACACCGCTGCCAATAATCCCAAGCTGTTGGCTGCCGTGTTCTCACAAGATTCGATTGAGAAAAAGCGCAACACCGAAGCGGTAGAGTTGGCTACCAATGTGTTGGCTGCCGCCCGCATCACCAGCTACAGCCCTGCGCGCACCTTGCCTTTGGATGAGGTCAAAACGCGTGTGCGCGAGCAAGTGGTGGCACAACTGGCCACTGAGCGTGCACGTGCGGAAGGTGCTGCGAAATTGGCCGAGTGGAAGGCCAGCCCTGATGCTGCCAAACTACCTGCCGCCATTGTGGTGTCACGTGAATCAAAACAAGCTCAGCCTTCTGCGTTGGTTGAAGCGGCGCTGCGAGCCAGCACACAAACCTTGCCTGCATGGGTGGGCGTGGATTTGGGTACCAGTGGCTACGCCGTGGTGAAGGTTGAAAAAGTGCTGCCACGCGATGCCGCCAATGTTTCAGGTCTGGCTCGTGAGCGCGAGCAATACGCCCAGTGGTGGGCCTCGGCCGAAGGCTTGGCTTACTACAAGCTATTAAAAGAAAAATTCAAGGCAGAAATCAAAATAGCTAGGTTATAA